One Longimicrobiaceae bacterium genomic window carries:
- a CDS encoding DUF2997 domain-containing protein codes for MEVVIVEIDGEAGVTVRAEGVAGPGCRTLTAGIEASLGRTTGDRPTPELYQEAPADAGLAAGRR; via the coding sequence GTGGAAGTCGTGATCGTGGAGATCGACGGGGAGGCCGGCGTCACCGTGCGCGCGGAGGGGGTCGCCGGACCGGGGTGCAGGACGCTCACCGCCGGGATCGAGGCGTCGCTGGGCAGGACCACCGGCGACCGGCCCACCCCGGAGCTGTACCAGGAGGCGCCCGCCGATGCCGGACTCGCTGCTGGTCGTCGTTGA
- a CDS encoding DUF1257 domain-containing protein: MSHVAEIELEVRDLDALAEASRRLGLEFVQGQGTYRWFGAILGDYPLPAGFTAADLGRCEHAIRLPLGNAAGPEPYEIGVVRRRDGRPGYSLLWDFWMGGFGLQEKVGAGCARLRQEYAAETTRREARRQGFGVQEQLGADGMIRLRLTR, translated from the coding sequence ATGTCCCACGTTGCAGAGATCGAGCTGGAGGTCCGCGACCTCGACGCCCTGGCGGAGGCGTCCCGGCGCCTGGGGCTGGAGTTCGTCCAGGGCCAGGGGACGTACCGCTGGTTCGGGGCGATCCTCGGTGACTACCCGCTCCCCGCCGGCTTCACCGCCGCGGACCTGGGCAGGTGCGAGCACGCGATCCGGCTGCCGCTCGGGAACGCGGCGGGACCGGAGCCCTATGAGATCGGCGTGGTGCGCAGGCGCGACGGACGGCCGGGCTACTCGCTGCTCTGGGACTTCTGGATGGGAGGCTTCGGCCTGCAGGAGAAGGTCGGCGCGGGGTGCGCCCGGCTCCGGCAGGAGTACGCCGCCGAGACCACCCGGCGCGAGGCCCGGCGGCAGGGGTTCGGCGTGCAGGAACAGCTCGGGGCCGACGGGATGATCCGGCTCCGCCTCACCCGCTGA